Proteins found in one Populus alba chromosome 14, ASM523922v2, whole genome shotgun sequence genomic segment:
- the LOC118041424 gene encoding uncharacterized protein isoform X1, whose product MDAGHSHSGSRNSDSFVVKVAEEKQKWPVSSSQMVSHFATSGLSVAVATAITHPLDVLKVRLQMQLVGQRGPLTGMGQVAVQVLKKEGPKALYLGLMPALIRSVLYGGLRLGLYEPSKYACNLAFGSTNILLKIASGAFAGAVATALTNPVEVLKVRLQMNANQRQGGPMAEMRTIVSEEGIRALWKGVGPAMARAAALTASQLATYDETKQVLIRWTPLNEGFHLHLLSSTVAGTVSTLVTAPMDMIKTRLMLQRESKTVGNYKNGFHCAYQVMLKEGPMALYKGGFAIFARLGPQTTITFILCEELRKLAGLDAI is encoded by the exons ATGGATGCCGGCCATTCCCATTCGGGTTCCAGGAATTCag ATTCTTTTGTCGTTAAAGTGGCAGAGGAGAAGCAGAAATGGCCAGTCTCGTCTTCCCAAATGGTATCTCACTTCGCTACTAGTGGACTCTCCGTTGCTGTTGCCACCGCCATCACGCACCCCTTAg ATGTGCTCAAGGTTCGACTACAAATGCAACTTGTTGGCCAGAGAGGCCCCTTGACTGGAATG GGACAAGTGGCTGTTCAAGTATTGAAAAAGGAAGGGCCAAAGGCTTTGTATCTGGGGTTGATGCCTGCATTGATTAGGTCAGTTCTTTATGGAGGTCTACGTTTAGGCCTGTATGAACCCTCGAAGTATGCCTGTAATTTGGCTTTTGGGTCCACCAATATCTTACTTAAGATTGCATCAGGAGCATTTGCTGGTGCAGTTGCAACTGCACTTACTAATCCAGTCGAAGTTCTGAAG GTCCGGTTGCAGATGAATGCAAATCAGAGACAAGGAGGACCAATGGCGGAAATGCGTACGATTGTTTCTGAAGAGGGAATAAGAGCTCTTTGGAAGGGGGTTGGCCCTGCTATGGCGAGAGCTGCTGCTTTGACTGCATCACAACTGGCAACATATGATGAAACCAAGCAG GTTCTCATTAGGTGGACACCTCTGAATGAAGGATTTCATCTACATCTACT CTCGAGTACAGTTGCTGGAACAGTGAGTACCCTTGTAACTGCACCTATGGACATGATTAAAACCCGCCTCATGCTGCAACGAGAATCTAAAACAGTTGGAAACTATAAAAATGGATTTCATTGTGCATATCAG GTTATGCTTAAAGAAGGCCCTATGGCACTTTACAAGGG GGGCTTTGCAATATTTGCAAGATTGGGTCCGCAAACTACAATTACATTTATACTATGCGAGGAGCTGCGCAAGCTTGCCGGATTGGATGCCATCTAG
- the LOC118041422 gene encoding RNA-binding protein BRN1, whose protein sequence is MAEGKKEKKSSSSSSSNEESVKLFVGQVPKNMTEAELLAMFKDFALVDEVNIIKDKTTRASRGCCFLICPSRQEADKAVNACHNKKTLPGASSPLQVKYADGELERLEHKLFVGMLPKNVSEAEVSDLFSNYGTIKDLQILRGSQQTSKSCAFLKYETKEQALAALEDINGKHKMEGSSVPLVVKWADTEKERQARRAQKAQSQVMPNTDSQHPSLFGALPMGYAPPYNGYGYQAPGVYGLMPYRLPPMQNQPAFHSMVPPVNQGNALRGGIRPDLSPNISPRNYAPATYMGSAYPTVTGLQYPVAYPGAMMTHRPLSSSPGALSPTVVSSNSATPSGVGGSSGVQVEGPPGANLFIYHIPQEFGDQELANAFEAYGKVLSAKVFVDKVTGVSKCFGFVSYDSPAAAQNAITMMNGFQLGGKKLKVQLKRDNKQSKPY, encoded by the exons atggcGGAGggtaaaaaggagaagaaatcaagcagtagcagcagcagtAATGAAGAGAGCGTGAAGCTATTTGTGGGTCAAGTACCAAAGAACATGACAGAAGCTGAGCTTCTGGCAATGTTCAAAGACTTCGCTTTGGTAGACGAAGTCAACATCATTAAAGACAAGACAACTCGCGCTTCCAGAG gttGTTGTTTTCTAATATGTCCATCCAGACAAGAAGCAGACAAGGCAGTTAATGCTTGTCATAATAAGAAAACATTGCCCGGG GCATCTAGTCCGTTACAAGTGAAGTATGCAGATGGCGAGTTGGAAAGGCTAG AACACAAACTCTTTGTTGGTATGCTTCCAAAAAATGTTTCTGAAGCTGAAGTCTCTGATTTATTCTCTAACTATGGAACTATAAAGGACTTGCAAATACTAAGAGGTTCTCAACAAACAAGCAAAA GCTGTGCTTTTTTGAAGTACGAGACAAAAGAGCAAGCCCTTGCTGCCCTGGAGGACATCAATGGAAAGCATAAAATGGAG GGTTCAAGTGTTCCTTTGGTTGTCAAATGGGCAGATACAGAAAAGGAAAGGCAGGCTCGGAGGGCTCAGAAAGCACAATCGCAAGTTATGCCTAACACTGATTCACAACATCCGTCTTTATTTGGTGCCTTGCCAATGGGATATGCTCCCCCTTACAATGGATATGGATACCAG GCTCCTGGAGTTTATGGACTTATGCCATACCGTCTGCCACCCATGCAGAATCAGCCTGCATTTCATAGCATGGTTCCTCCAGTAAATCAAGGAAATGCATTGCGTGGTGGAATCAGACCTGACCTTTCACCCAATATTTCCCCTAGAAATTATGCTCCTGCTACTTATATGGGCTCTGCTTATCCTACGGTGACAGGTCTTCAGTATCCAGTGGCATATCCTGGAGCAATGATGACTCACCGGCCTTTGAGTAGTTCACCTGGTGCATTGTCACCCACAGTTGTGAGCAGTAATTCTGCAACACCTTCAGGTGTCGGTGGAAGTTCCGGGGTTCAAGTGGAAG GTCCACCTGGTgctaatttgtttatatatcaCATACCTCAGGAGTTTGGCGATCAAGAACTTGCCAATGCTTTTGAAGCATATGGTAAGGTCTTAAGTGCCAAGGTTTTTGTTGATAAAGTAACTGGTGTTAGCAAATGCTTTG GATTTGTTAGTTATGACTCACCAGCAGCAGCTCAAAATGCTATTACCATGATGAATGGATTCCAATTAGGTGGTAAGAAATTGAAGGTTCAGCTTAAGAGAGACAATAAACAGAGCAAACCATATTGA
- the LOC118041424 gene encoding uncharacterized protein isoform X3, with protein MDAGHSHSGSRNSEEKQKWPVSSSQMVSHFATSGLSVAVATAITHPLDVLKVRLQMQLVGQRGPLTGMGQVAVQVLKKEGPKALYLGLMPALIRSVLYGGLRLGLYEPSKYACNLAFGSTNILLKIASGAFAGAVATALTNPVEVLKVRLQMNANQRQGGPMAEMRTIVSEEGIRALWKGVGPAMARAAALTASQLATYDETKQVLIRWTPLNEGFHLHLLSSTVAGTVSTLVTAPMDMIKTRLMLQRESKTVGNYKNGFHCAYQVMLKEGPMALYKGGFAIFARLGPQTTITFILCEELRKLAGLDAI; from the exons ATGGATGCCGGCCATTCCCATTCGGGTTCCAGGAATTCag AGGAGAAGCAGAAATGGCCAGTCTCGTCTTCCCAAATGGTATCTCACTTCGCTACTAGTGGACTCTCCGTTGCTGTTGCCACCGCCATCACGCACCCCTTAg ATGTGCTCAAGGTTCGACTACAAATGCAACTTGTTGGCCAGAGAGGCCCCTTGACTGGAATG GGACAAGTGGCTGTTCAAGTATTGAAAAAGGAAGGGCCAAAGGCTTTGTATCTGGGGTTGATGCCTGCATTGATTAGGTCAGTTCTTTATGGAGGTCTACGTTTAGGCCTGTATGAACCCTCGAAGTATGCCTGTAATTTGGCTTTTGGGTCCACCAATATCTTACTTAAGATTGCATCAGGAGCATTTGCTGGTGCAGTTGCAACTGCACTTACTAATCCAGTCGAAGTTCTGAAG GTCCGGTTGCAGATGAATGCAAATCAGAGACAAGGAGGACCAATGGCGGAAATGCGTACGATTGTTTCTGAAGAGGGAATAAGAGCTCTTTGGAAGGGGGTTGGCCCTGCTATGGCGAGAGCTGCTGCTTTGACTGCATCACAACTGGCAACATATGATGAAACCAAGCAG GTTCTCATTAGGTGGACACCTCTGAATGAAGGATTTCATCTACATCTACT CTCGAGTACAGTTGCTGGAACAGTGAGTACCCTTGTAACTGCACCTATGGACATGATTAAAACCCGCCTCATGCTGCAACGAGAATCTAAAACAGTTGGAAACTATAAAAATGGATTTCATTGTGCATATCAG GTTATGCTTAAAGAAGGCCCTATGGCACTTTACAAGGG GGGCTTTGCAATATTTGCAAGATTGGGTCCGCAAACTACAATTACATTTATACTATGCGAGGAGCTGCGCAAGCTTGCCGGATTGGATGCCATCTAG
- the LOC118041424 gene encoding uncharacterized protein isoform X2, whose product MDAGHSHSGSRNSVAEEKQKWPVSSSQMVSHFATSGLSVAVATAITHPLDVLKVRLQMQLVGQRGPLTGMGQVAVQVLKKEGPKALYLGLMPALIRSVLYGGLRLGLYEPSKYACNLAFGSTNILLKIASGAFAGAVATALTNPVEVLKVRLQMNANQRQGGPMAEMRTIVSEEGIRALWKGVGPAMARAAALTASQLATYDETKQVLIRWTPLNEGFHLHLLSSTVAGTVSTLVTAPMDMIKTRLMLQRESKTVGNYKNGFHCAYQVMLKEGPMALYKGGFAIFARLGPQTTITFILCEELRKLAGLDAI is encoded by the exons ATGGATGCCGGCCATTCCCATTCGGGTTCCAGGAATTCag TGGCAGAGGAGAAGCAGAAATGGCCAGTCTCGTCTTCCCAAATGGTATCTCACTTCGCTACTAGTGGACTCTCCGTTGCTGTTGCCACCGCCATCACGCACCCCTTAg ATGTGCTCAAGGTTCGACTACAAATGCAACTTGTTGGCCAGAGAGGCCCCTTGACTGGAATG GGACAAGTGGCTGTTCAAGTATTGAAAAAGGAAGGGCCAAAGGCTTTGTATCTGGGGTTGATGCCTGCATTGATTAGGTCAGTTCTTTATGGAGGTCTACGTTTAGGCCTGTATGAACCCTCGAAGTATGCCTGTAATTTGGCTTTTGGGTCCACCAATATCTTACTTAAGATTGCATCAGGAGCATTTGCTGGTGCAGTTGCAACTGCACTTACTAATCCAGTCGAAGTTCTGAAG GTCCGGTTGCAGATGAATGCAAATCAGAGACAAGGAGGACCAATGGCGGAAATGCGTACGATTGTTTCTGAAGAGGGAATAAGAGCTCTTTGGAAGGGGGTTGGCCCTGCTATGGCGAGAGCTGCTGCTTTGACTGCATCACAACTGGCAACATATGATGAAACCAAGCAG GTTCTCATTAGGTGGACACCTCTGAATGAAGGATTTCATCTACATCTACT CTCGAGTACAGTTGCTGGAACAGTGAGTACCCTTGTAACTGCACCTATGGACATGATTAAAACCCGCCTCATGCTGCAACGAGAATCTAAAACAGTTGGAAACTATAAAAATGGATTTCATTGTGCATATCAG GTTATGCTTAAAGAAGGCCCTATGGCACTTTACAAGGG GGGCTTTGCAATATTTGCAAGATTGGGTCCGCAAACTACAATTACATTTATACTATGCGAGGAGCTGCGCAAGCTTGCCGGATTGGATGCCATCTAG
- the LOC118041424 gene encoding uncharacterized protein isoform X4, which yields MQLVGQRGPLTGMGQVAVQVLKKEGPKALYLGLMPALIRSVLYGGLRLGLYEPSKYACNLAFGSTNILLKIASGAFAGAVATALTNPVEVLKVRLQMNANQRQGGPMAEMRTIVSEEGIRALWKGVGPAMARAAALTASQLATYDETKQVLIRWTPLNEGFHLHLLSSTVAGTVSTLVTAPMDMIKTRLMLQRESKTVGNYKNGFHCAYQVMLKEGPMALYKGGFAIFARLGPQTTITFILCEELRKLAGLDAI from the exons ATGCAACTTGTTGGCCAGAGAGGCCCCTTGACTGGAATG GGACAAGTGGCTGTTCAAGTATTGAAAAAGGAAGGGCCAAAGGCTTTGTATCTGGGGTTGATGCCTGCATTGATTAGGTCAGTTCTTTATGGAGGTCTACGTTTAGGCCTGTATGAACCCTCGAAGTATGCCTGTAATTTGGCTTTTGGGTCCACCAATATCTTACTTAAGATTGCATCAGGAGCATTTGCTGGTGCAGTTGCAACTGCACTTACTAATCCAGTCGAAGTTCTGAAG GTCCGGTTGCAGATGAATGCAAATCAGAGACAAGGAGGACCAATGGCGGAAATGCGTACGATTGTTTCTGAAGAGGGAATAAGAGCTCTTTGGAAGGGGGTTGGCCCTGCTATGGCGAGAGCTGCTGCTTTGACTGCATCACAACTGGCAACATATGATGAAACCAAGCAG GTTCTCATTAGGTGGACACCTCTGAATGAAGGATTTCATCTACATCTACT CTCGAGTACAGTTGCTGGAACAGTGAGTACCCTTGTAACTGCACCTATGGACATGATTAAAACCCGCCTCATGCTGCAACGAGAATCTAAAACAGTTGGAAACTATAAAAATGGATTTCATTGTGCATATCAG GTTATGCTTAAAGAAGGCCCTATGGCACTTTACAAGGG GGGCTTTGCAATATTTGCAAGATTGGGTCCGCAAACTACAATTACATTTATACTATGCGAGGAGCTGCGCAAGCTTGCCGGATTGGATGCCATCTAG
- the LOC118041421 gene encoding uncharacterized protein, with amino-acid sequence MDRVKNSVDVSPFLLVEAAGDSEVDSDPTMSTIDLVDDDDDAESCSCDTSDHSCVSDIINGACSKVEAYQVNYNAVDDDHDDDDGEEEEEEGVEVCQSWVHHVHGLPVKQKSCVSVDSSNESMNEKEKDRLFWEACLAS; translated from the coding sequence ATGGACAGGGTGAAGAATTCTGTTGACGTGTCTCCTTTCTTGCTAGTGGAAGCTGCGGGTGATTCTGAGGTTGATTCCGATCCCACCATGTCCACTATAGatcttgttgatgatgatgatgatgcagaATCATGTAGCTGTGATACATCTGACCATTCTTGTGTTAGTGACATCATTAACGGTGCCTGCAGCAAGGTTGAAGCATACCAGGTCAATTACAATGCGGTTGATGATgatcatgatgatgatgatggcgaggaggaggaggaggagggagtTGAGGTTTGTCAATCATGGGTTCATCATGTCCATGGATTACCAGTGAAGCAAAAGTCATGTGTTTCAGTGGATTCAAGCAATGAATCGATGAACGAGAAGGAGAAGGATAGGTTGTTTTGGGAGGCTTGCTTGGCTTCCTAA